The following proteins are encoded in a genomic region of Maribacter hydrothermalis:
- a CDS encoding bifunctional metallophosphatase/5'-nucleotidase produces MKLNILFVNDVHGYLKPHPELFYNANGENIETAGGYAHMAGIIAEIRKKNPNTLLFDGGDTLHGTKPLVDTKGEAVIPILNALKIDALVGHWDFAFGPTRLQKIKERLNFPVLGCNVFNEDGSQYLQPTMMLEKNGIKIGVIGISAMIIDKVMPEKMSKGLTFTSGREEVPKYISQLMGEGAHIIVLLSHNGFPQDVRLLQEISGVDICLSAHTHNRIYEAIEVGDARIVQCGCHGAFVGNFTLELDDKKITGYDYELIKVTESSPKDEKVEQLVNMAILPYKKIREQIVGSTTQTLHRYATINSTMDELLLSAIALSTDTEIAFSNGWRYGAPIPKGNITENDLYNIAPMNPPVSRVVLTGAEIKGMLEENLERTFNSDPFGQMGGYVKRCLGLQINMRIENPTGHRIQEINFNGAPLDPKTNYNVSFVTSQGVAKKYGVQREEHKIKAVEAMIAYLKKIKDFQPGNRPVYRLV; encoded by the coding sequence ATGAAACTGAATATCCTTTTTGTTAACGATGTACATGGCTATTTAAAACCTCATCCTGAATTATTTTATAATGCTAACGGTGAAAATATAGAAACGGCAGGCGGTTATGCCCATATGGCAGGAATTATTGCAGAAATTCGAAAGAAGAATCCCAACACCTTACTTTTTGACGGTGGAGACACACTACATGGGACTAAACCACTAGTAGACACAAAGGGCGAAGCGGTAATTCCCATTTTAAATGCATTAAAAATTGATGCTTTGGTAGGGCACTGGGATTTTGCTTTTGGCCCAACTCGCCTACAAAAAATTAAGGAACGACTGAATTTTCCTGTTTTGGGGTGCAATGTGTTTAATGAAGATGGTTCCCAGTATTTACAGCCCACCATGATGCTTGAAAAAAACGGAATTAAAATTGGCGTTATTGGTATCAGTGCTATGATAATAGACAAGGTAATGCCAGAAAAAATGTCCAAGGGATTGACATTTACGTCGGGGAGGGAAGAGGTCCCCAAATATATTTCACAATTAATGGGAGAAGGTGCCCATATCATTGTATTACTGTCCCATAATGGATTTCCACAGGATGTTCGTCTCCTTCAAGAAATATCCGGTGTGGATATCTGTTTGAGTGCTCACACCCATAATCGAATTTATGAAGCTATCGAGGTTGGCGATGCCCGCATTGTGCAATGTGGATGTCATGGTGCCTTTGTGGGAAATTTTACTTTGGAACTGGACGATAAAAAAATCACGGGATACGATTATGAGTTGATCAAAGTAACCGAATCTTCCCCTAAAGATGAAAAAGTTGAACAATTGGTGAATATGGCAATACTTCCCTACAAAAAGATCAGGGAACAAATAGTAGGTAGTACCACTCAAACACTGCATAGGTACGCTACCATAAACTCCACAATGGACGAATTGTTGTTAAGCGCTATAGCGCTCAGTACAGATACAGAAATTGCCTTTTCCAATGGCTGGCGTTATGGAGCGCCCATTCCGAAGGGTAACATCACTGAAAACGATTTATATAATATCGCCCCAATGAACCCTCCGGTTTCTAGGGTCGTCCTTACTGGGGCAGAAATTAAGGGAATGTTGGAAGAAAATTTGGAGCGGACGTTTAACAGCGATCCTTTTGGCCAAATGGGCGGTTATGTAAAACGATGTCTGGGATTACAGATAAACATGCGCATAGAAAACCCTACGGGACATCGTATTCAGGAGATAAACTTTAACGGGGCACCACTTGACCCTAAGACTAACTATAACGTTAGTTTTGTAACGAGCCAGGGTGTTGCTAAAAAATATGGTGTACAAAGGGAAGAACATAAAATTAAGGCCGTGGAGGCCATGATAGCTTATTTGAAAAAAATAAAAGATTTTCAGCCTGGTAATCGTCCTGTTTATAGATTGGTTTAG
- a CDS encoding DUF6691 family protein, with protein sequence MRYITYLAIGIFFGIIMFKSEAASWFRIYEMFQFGSFHMYGIMGSAVVIGIIGVQVIKQRNIKPIDGDKMNLEPKDKGVTRYLFGGILFGLGWALAGVCPGPMYVLAGAGYVSVLIVIVGALIGAFLYGLLKPKMPH encoded by the coding sequence ATGAGATACATTACATATTTGGCAATAGGCATTTTTTTCGGCATTATCATGTTTAAATCCGAAGCCGCTTCATGGTTTCGTATTTATGAAATGTTCCAATTTGGTTCATTTCATATGTATGGAATAATGGGGTCTGCCGTTGTCATAGGGATTATTGGCGTACAGGTTATTAAACAAAGGAATATAAAACCTATAGATGGGGATAAAATGAATTTGGAGCCCAAAGATAAAGGTGTAACACGTTATTTGTTTGGAGGTATCCTGTTCGGTTTAGGTTGGGCCCTTGCAGGTGTTTGTCCAGGACCTATGTACGTTCTTGCCGGAGCAGGTTACGTATCGGTCTTGATTGTAATCGTGGGTGCATTAATTGGTGCGTTTCTTTATGGCCTGCTTAAGCCTAAGATGCCGCACTAA
- a CDS encoding YeeE/YedE family protein codes for MNIIYEPWPWYIGGPLIALVMFLLLFAGRKFGMSSNLRTACAAMGAGKVADYFNYDWKSKRWNLMVVLGAIIGGFIASHFMGNSAVAINPKVAQQLAEDYQITSAGESYLPPEIFSVEALGDPFIIAVLLVGGILVGFGARYGGGCTSGHGVSGLSNLQIPSLIAVIGFFIGGLIMVHLLYPLIFA; via the coding sequence ATGAACATAATTTATGAACCTTGGCCTTGGTACATTGGAGGCCCTTTAATAGCATTAGTGATGTTCCTGCTCCTGTTTGCAGGCAGAAAATTCGGTATGTCCTCCAATCTGCGTACCGCTTGTGCCGCCATGGGCGCAGGTAAAGTGGCCGACTACTTTAATTATGACTGGAAATCCAAACGCTGGAACTTAATGGTAGTTCTGGGTGCGATCATCGGCGGATTTATCGCCTCACATTTTATGGGTAATTCCGCCGTAGCCATTAACCCGAAGGTTGCCCAACAACTTGCCGAAGATTATCAAATTACTAGCGCGGGAGAGAGTTATTTGCCTCCTGAAATATTTTCTGTTGAGGCGCTGGGCGACCCATTTATTATCGCTGTGCTTTTAGTGGGTGGTATATTGGTTGGATTTGGCGCACGATATGGTGGTGGCTGTACTTCTGGACATGGCGTATCCGGGTTGAGCAATCTGCAAATACCGTCATTAATTGCGGTAATAGGTTTTTTTATAGGCGGCTTGATCATGGTTCATTTGTTATACCCTTTAATTTTTGCATAA
- a CDS encoding MBL fold metallo-hydrolase: MIIKQFEYKPLAHYSYAVISDGKMAVIDPERDPNPYYNFAKSHNAKITKVLETHPHADFVSSHVQIHEETGATIYHSSKLKANYPFTPFDDGDTLNLGYAEFKAIHTPGHSPDSITIVAVDDQETLLFTGDTLFVGDVGRPDLSDNLEKDERQELAEAMYHTIQEKFKGLPDNAIIYPTHGAGSLCGKSMGDAHKSTLGEERKNNWAFKKQSKEKFVSALLEDLPFIPSYFPFNVTINKKGADNLEKAIASIPFSQKSTASGMLVDMRDEKTFKKGHLKGSINIQADSDDAKFETWLGAIVRPKEEFTLIIDGKEHMDKLVNRVAKIGYEKQLKKAITISEDNLATIEQLDLKDFKKNPKNYTIVDVRNKSEVEEGKFFEHAISHPLHELRDTIDDIPTDKPIVVHCAGGYRSAAGSSIIAKHLDTTVFDLSDDVKDFK, translated from the coding sequence ATGATTATCAAACAATTTGAATATAAGCCCCTAGCCCATTATTCCTATGCCGTGATTAGCGATGGAAAAATGGCGGTGATTGACCCTGAACGAGATCCCAACCCCTATTATAATTTTGCGAAATCCCACAATGCCAAAATAACCAAGGTATTGGAAACGCATCCGCATGCAGATTTTGTAAGCTCCCATGTACAGATTCATGAAGAAACGGGGGCAACCATTTATCACAGTAGTAAATTGAAAGCCAATTATCCTTTCACCCCATTTGATGATGGTGATACTTTAAATTTAGGCTATGCTGAATTTAAGGCTATACATACACCCGGCCACTCCCCGGATAGCATAACCATTGTTGCCGTGGATGACCAGGAAACCTTGTTATTTACGGGCGATACCCTTTTTGTGGGCGATGTGGGCAGACCTGATCTTAGCGACAATTTAGAGAAAGATGAACGCCAGGAACTTGCCGAGGCCATGTACCATACCATACAGGAAAAATTTAAAGGATTACCGGATAACGCTATCATTTATCCTACCCATGGTGCCGGGTCTTTATGCGGTAAAAGCATGGGAGATGCCCATAAAAGTACTTTGGGCGAGGAACGAAAGAACAATTGGGCCTTTAAAAAGCAGTCAAAAGAAAAATTTGTCAGCGCGCTTTTGGAAGACCTCCCCTTTATTCCTTCATACTTTCCTTTCAACGTCACCATAAATAAGAAAGGAGCGGATAACTTAGAAAAGGCCATTGCCTCCATACCGTTTTCTCAAAAAAGTACAGCTTCAGGGATGCTAGTGGATATGAGAGATGAAAAAACCTTTAAAAAGGGACATTTAAAGGGTAGTATAAATATACAAGCAGATTCTGACGACGCAAAGTTCGAAACCTGGTTGGGTGCCATAGTACGACCAAAAGAAGAGTTTACGTTGATTATCGATGGAAAAGAACATATGGATAAGCTGGTGAACCGGGTGGCCAAAATTGGCTATGAGAAACAATTAAAAAAGGCGATTACGATTTCCGAAGATAATCTAGCAACAATAGAGCAACTTGACCTGAAGGATTTTAAGAAAAACCCTAAAAATTATACCATTGTAGATGTACGTAACAAGAGCGAGGTGGAAGAAGGTAAATTTTTTGAACATGCCATTTCACATCCCTTGCACGAACTGCGGGATACCATAGATGATATTCCTACGGATAAGCCTATAGTTGTGCATTGTGCCGGTGGGTACAGAAGTGCAGCAGGAAGTAGTATCATTGCAAAACATTTAGATACCACCGTATTTGATCTAAGCGATGACGTTAAAGATTTTAAATAA
- a CDS encoding AAA family ATPase → MVASNYDKNIREKENVSQLDKFDLRLLKSSVIYGANASGKSKFYDALSFARHYIINSATDYNAGDEIPVEPFLLNNSSEKEPSEFEFIFIIKDVRYRYGFELNNEKVISEWLYEKAKTKEIELFYRDNQNIETHSKRFKKAGSIAKQGFVRDNQLFLSKATQFNDEYSESIYNWFGGLKTLSGLDESRFQGYTMSRLENKNDKNKILKLLKAADLNIDDVKAEKLDINKMPENMPKGLRELIIKEAKEDGKVVFTDVTTTKKKYDNEGNFVSDTYFSMDENESSGTKKFFALTGPILNVLEKGYVLIVDELDSKLHPNLVSEIVSLFNSKESNPNNAQLIFNTHDTNLLSSGLFRRDQIWFVEKNKKGEGSIYSLSDFKKVRQKEALETNYLRGKYGATPFLKYFDKIDAKFIQEENVE, encoded by the coding sequence ATGGTTGCCTCTAATTATGATAAAAACATTAGAGAGAAAGAAAATGTAAGTCAATTGGATAAATTCGATTTACGTCTTTTGAAAAGCTCTGTAATTTATGGTGCAAACGCCAGTGGAAAAAGTAAATTTTATGATGCATTAAGTTTTGCTAGGCATTACATAATTAATTCTGCGACGGACTATAATGCTGGTGACGAAATACCAGTAGAACCTTTTTTACTTAACAATTCTAGCGAGAAAGAGCCAAGTGAATTTGAGTTCATTTTTATTATTAAAGATGTTCGATATCGTTATGGTTTCGAATTAAATAATGAGAAAGTCATTTCAGAATGGCTTTACGAAAAAGCAAAAACTAAAGAAATAGAGTTATTCTATAGGGATAATCAAAATATTGAAACGCATTCAAAAAGATTTAAAAAAGCAGGTAGTATTGCTAAACAAGGTTTTGTAAGAGACAACCAATTATTTCTTTCAAAAGCTACTCAATTTAATGATGAGTATTCTGAATCTATTTATAATTGGTTTGGTGGATTGAAAACATTATCAGGTCTTGATGAATCAAGATTTCAAGGCTATACAATGTCAAGACTTGAAAATAAGAATGATAAGAATAAAATTTTAAAACTCCTTAAGGCAGCTGATTTGAATATTGATGATGTTAAGGCTGAAAAGTTAGACATTAACAAAATGCCCGAAAATATGCCTAAGGGATTAAGAGAGTTGATAATAAAAGAAGCGAAAGAAGATGGTAAGGTTGTTTTTACTGATGTAACCACAACAAAAAAGAAATATGATAATGAAGGGAATTTCGTTTCTGACACTTATTTTTCAATGGATGAGAATGAATCATCAGGGACCAAAAAGTTTTTCGCATTAACAGGTCCCATATTAAATGTATTAGAAAAAGGATACGTTCTTATTGTTGATGAATTAGACTCGAAACTTCATCCTAATTTAGTTAGTGAAATTGTTTCTTTATTTAATTCTAAAGAATCTAATCCTAACAATGCCCAATTAATTTTTAATACTCACGATACGAATTTATTAAGTTCAGGACTTTTTAGAAGAGACCAAATTTGGTTTGTAGAAAAGAATAAGAAAGGTGAAGGTTCAATTTATTCATTATCGGATTTTAAAAAAGTTAGGCAAAAAGAAGCATTAGAAACTAATTATTTGCGAGGGAAATATGGAGCAACTCCATTTTTAAAATACTTTGATAAAATTGATGCAAAATTTATTCAAGAAGAAAATGTTGAATAA
- a CDS encoding RloB family protein, whose translation MQNLFKKKMLNKKQIQRANKFRHLDEVGRTKKQRREEPKLNRRRASKTALPLILIACEGKNTEPSYFNQFELKSVEIEPKGDGYSHLSLVHWAEKLEKAKTYDEVWCVFDADPKPGDPNWAHNFNNAIWTAEKKNYHVGYTHQAFEYWLILHFEDHQGGSINRADYNKKLNQLINPLGASFDGNGSKEITPELFALLQGNDPSSGKPRVELAICRAKRIYDKHDHKNPAQEESSTNIFELVLRLINFDIDDSDKILIDTLCD comes from the coding sequence ATGCAAAATTTATTCAAGAAGAAAATGTTGAATAAAAAGCAAATACAACGGGCGAATAAGTTTCGACATTTAGATGAAGTCGGAAGAACCAAAAAACAACGAAGAGAAGAACCCAAGTTAAATCGTCGAAGAGCTTCCAAAACTGCTCTTCCTTTGATATTGATTGCTTGTGAAGGTAAAAATACAGAGCCATCATATTTTAATCAATTTGAATTAAAGTCTGTAGAAATTGAGCCAAAAGGCGATGGGTATAGTCATTTATCACTTGTACATTGGGCTGAGAAACTAGAAAAAGCTAAAACCTACGATGAAGTATGGTGTGTTTTTGATGCTGACCCCAAACCTGGAGACCCAAATTGGGCGCACAACTTTAATAATGCCATCTGGACAGCCGAAAAGAAGAATTATCACGTCGGATATACCCATCAGGCTTTTGAATATTGGCTAATTTTACATTTTGAAGACCATCAAGGCGGAAGTATAAATCGAGCAGATTATAATAAAAAACTAAATCAATTAATAAATCCATTAGGTGCAAGTTTTGACGGTAACGGCTCAAAAGAGATAACTCCTGAACTATTTGCCCTATTGCAAGGTAATGACCCGTCATCTGGAAAACCAAGAGTTGAATTAGCAATTTGCAGGGCTAAAAGAATTTATGATAAACATGACCACAAAAATCCCGCTCAAGAAGAGTCTTCAACAAATATTTTTGAACTAGTTTTAAGATTGATAAATTTTGACATAGATGATTCTGATAAAATTTTAATTGACACACTTTGTGATTGA
- a CDS encoding DEAD/DEAH box helicase encodes MAFFIENKKDFKLEVDKGEIGFRQCQLGAVWAVKSHYTKSNKPALISMPTGSGKTALMIAICFELNIKKVLIITPSVVIRKQISDVFSDLEILRTIKAYGGENNPRVNNHIGYLKNETAWADATEPYDVIVSTPHSCSSEMKENIAPPKGLFDLVIIDEAHHTPAKIYSSVFKDHPDSKIILLTATPFRRDRKRIQGHLIYHYPMAEALKDKIYRPVSFINVDTKSGESKEKDNLLADAAIEKLRAEQVNNPNAQLLIKTKRINSAEELKKIYEDKGITVGLIHSGNSTYLNEDCLSKCKKGELESLIAVGMIGEGLDIPTLKISVLHDIPRTLPTTIQFIGRISRIHKEQIGNATLIADRNYVKGEVKKLYYFDRSWDLLIPELVEKIVSNSPLFPDLETSELNPFGINPNDIKPFFSTKIYKTKVGFEFLKGFHNRMPSGIELAFTHQENINSPLILITKHKKTLSWGKELALFQDDYDLHVLYLIDDFLFESTTSDFILNQIKSKLFDTKKYEVVPASYIRNGLNDNSIGQYFMVGMSNIYGNGASNPSYKMLMGLEVESAINHSDGAVFSFGHALSRIDEDETRGIAIKNGRIWAIKRKTIKEFSLWCNHIHSLIKLGNNESEIPRMARLAKFKTVEKFEDNPISVLFENVIFQIEIVKITKGDKVYEGFIPEIHFDSLSANNKRIDCTISVEEDEIAKAFFDFEGEKKWIIVSENDINIFMDIQFKDPLNMNFELFINEFPPLIIYQNTKTQKGTTLFEPKIEQQKFDAELFKAIEGGWDETDVKKESKEPEEDGKIYNVQQKTISVIKNSDDYSDEEDIIVVDDGAGEIADVIWFSFKRKTVNFFHCKFSSTDNPGADMRNFTELFQQAMRNFIWIRASSIIKQLLYRVTNTENSKILDEKQDELNNLHDEFIATDWNYKVFLVQPGLSKSAVFKDNMTNVEKLLLIIRDRLNSSGSELEIWASE; translated from the coding sequence ATGGCATTCTTTATTGAAAACAAAAAAGACTTTAAACTAGAAGTTGACAAAGGTGAAATTGGATTTAGACAGTGCCAACTAGGAGCGGTTTGGGCTGTCAAAAGCCATTACACTAAAAGTAATAAACCTGCTTTAATAAGTATGCCTACAGGTTCGGGCAAGACCGCATTAATGATTGCAATTTGTTTTGAGCTTAATATTAAGAAGGTATTAATAATCACTCCTTCAGTGGTAATAAGAAAACAAATTTCAGATGTCTTTAGTGATTTGGAAATATTGAGAACAATAAAAGCTTATGGAGGCGAAAATAATCCAAGAGTAAATAATCACATAGGATACTTAAAAAATGAAACAGCATGGGCAGATGCAACAGAACCCTATGATGTAATTGTTTCCACTCCGCATAGCTGCTCCTCGGAAATGAAAGAAAATATTGCACCACCTAAGGGTCTTTTTGACTTAGTAATTATAGACGAAGCACATCATACGCCTGCTAAGATTTATAGTAGCGTTTTTAAGGATCATCCTGATTCGAAAATAATTTTATTGACCGCTACTCCATTCAGAAGAGACCGAAAAAGAATTCAAGGTCATTTAATATATCATTATCCTATGGCAGAGGCATTAAAGGACAAAATATATAGACCTGTAAGCTTTATAAATGTTGATACTAAAAGTGGAGAAAGTAAAGAAAAAGATAACCTTTTAGCTGATGCAGCAATAGAAAAATTGAGAGCTGAACAAGTTAATAATCCAAATGCTCAATTGTTAATCAAAACTAAAAGAATTAATTCTGCAGAAGAATTAAAAAAAATATATGAAGACAAAGGTATAACAGTTGGTTTGATTCATAGTGGAAATAGCACATATCTGAATGAAGACTGCTTAAGTAAATGTAAAAAAGGAGAACTCGAAAGTTTAATTGCTGTTGGTATGATCGGAGAAGGGCTAGATATACCAACCTTAAAAATAAGTGTTCTACACGATATACCCAGAACATTGCCAACCACTATACAGTTCATAGGTCGAATTTCTAGAATACATAAAGAACAAATTGGAAATGCCACATTAATTGCGGATAGAAACTATGTCAAGGGAGAAGTAAAGAAGTTGTATTATTTTGACAGGTCTTGGGATTTATTAATACCTGAACTGGTAGAAAAAATTGTTTCGAATTCGCCATTGTTTCCAGATTTAGAAACTAGCGAATTAAACCCATTTGGAATAAACCCAAATGATATTAAGCCATTTTTCAGCACAAAAATATATAAGACGAAAGTTGGATTTGAGTTTTTAAAAGGGTTTCATAATAGGATGCCTTCGGGAATTGAATTAGCCTTTACTCATCAAGAAAATATTAATTCTCCATTAATTTTAATAACAAAACATAAGAAAACATTGTCTTGGGGTAAAGAATTGGCACTTTTTCAAGATGATTATGATTTACATGTTTTGTATTTAATTGATGATTTTTTATTTGAAAGTACGACCTCTGATTTCATTTTGAATCAAATTAAATCAAAATTGTTTGATACAAAAAAATATGAGGTAGTTCCTGCATCTTATATAAGAAATGGGTTAAATGATAATTCAATTGGACAGTATTTTATGGTAGGGATGTCTAATATTTATGGAAATGGGGCATCTAACCCTTCATACAAGATGTTAATGGGTCTCGAGGTGGAATCTGCTATAAATCATTCAGATGGGGCTGTATTTTCATTTGGACATGCATTATCAAGAATCGATGAAGATGAGACAAGAGGGATTGCTATTAAAAATGGTCGAATTTGGGCTATTAAAAGAAAGACTATTAAAGAATTTTCTTTATGGTGCAATCATATTCATTCATTAATTAAACTTGGTAATAACGAGTCTGAAATTCCCAGAATGGCCAGGTTGGCAAAATTTAAGACCGTTGAAAAATTTGAAGACAATCCTATTTCTGTTTTATTTGAAAATGTAATTTTCCAAATTGAAATTGTAAAAATCACAAAAGGAGATAAAGTCTATGAAGGTTTTATTCCTGAAATTCATTTTGATAGCTTATCCGCTAATAATAAAAGAATTGATTGTACAATTAGTGTTGAAGAGGATGAAATAGCAAAAGCTTTTTTTGACTTTGAAGGTGAAAAAAAATGGATTATTGTATCAGAAAATGATATAAATATTTTCATGGACATTCAATTCAAGGATCCATTAAATATGAATTTTGAACTCTTTATCAATGAATTTCCGCCTCTAATAATATATCAAAATACAAAGACACAAAAAGGTACAACATTATTTGAGCCAAAAATAGAACAGCAAAAATTTGATGCCGAGCTTTTTAAGGCAATAGAAGGTGGGTGGGATGAAACTGACGTTAAGAAGGAATCTAAGGAGCCTGAAGAAGATGGTAAAATTTATAATGTACAACAAAAGACAATTAGCGTAATTAAAAATAGTGACGATTATTCGGATGAAGAGGATATTATTGTTGTAGATGATGGCGCAGGGGAAATTGCAGATGTAATTTGGTTTTCATTTAAAAGAAAAACGGTTAATTTCTTCCATTGTAAATTTTCTAGTACAGACAATCCAGGGGCAGATATGAGAAATTTTACAGAACTTTTTCAACAGGCTATGAGAAATTTTATTTGGATAAGAGCTAGTTCAATAATCAAACAATTGCTCTATCGAGTGACAAATACAGAGAATTCTAAAATTTTAGATGAAAAACAAGATGAGCTCAATAACTTACATGATGAATTCATCGCAACAGATTGGAATTATAAGGTTTTTTTAGTTCAACCTGGGCTTTCAAAATCTGCTGTATTTAAAGACAATATGACCAATGTAGAAAAATTACTTTTAATAATACGAGATAGACTGAATAGTTCTGGAAGTGAGCTTGAAATTTGGGCTTCTGAATGA
- a CDS encoding response regulator transcription factor — protein sequence MIHKELRDQPKQLFKLSQLINDGTISMDDLSEIIPGIMHVNSRTDLGIEYISKQGCDLLGYSLEELNELGGEIFEKHQSEYTRTVTYGKLMNELSKDDIGHVIPFFQDWQYREDEKPMFHFTSTKILNETQLISISLFPREIEYLTNKVNNLFGMNKTLETYFFQYKTLTKREKEVLAHLGNELSRKEISMLLFIDPKTVKKHCENIFKKLGTNKRTEIKKIADAFRLI from the coding sequence ATGATACACAAAGAGCTACGTGACCAGCCTAAGCAACTTTTCAAATTAAGCCAACTAATTAATGATGGCACAATTTCAATGGATGATTTATCTGAAATCATACCTGGAATAATGCATGTGAATTCTCGTACCGACCTTGGTATCGAATATATTTCTAAACAGGGGTGTGATTTACTCGGTTATTCATTAGAAGAGTTAAATGAACTAGGAGGAGAGATTTTTGAAAAGCATCAATCTGAATACACAAGAACGGTTACTTACGGAAAGCTAATGAATGAATTATCAAAGGATGACATTGGACATGTGATACCTTTTTTTCAAGATTGGCAATATAGGGAGGACGAAAAGCCAATGTTTCATTTTACTTCAACTAAAATATTGAACGAAACACAGCTTATTTCAATATCACTTTTTCCGCGCGAAATAGAGTACTTGACAAATAAAGTGAATAATCTATTCGGCATGAACAAGACTCTGGAAACTTACTTTTTTCAATACAAAACCTTAACAAAAAGAGAGAAAGAAGTTTTAGCTCATTTAGGAAATGAACTTAGTAGGAAGGAAATCTCCATGTTGCTTTTCATTGATCCAAAAACAGTAAAAAAACACTGCGAAAACATCTTCAAAAAATTAGGCACAAATAAACGAACAGAAATCAAAAAAATCGCAGATGCTTTTCGATTGATTTAA